One Paralysiella testudinis genomic window, GGTCGATGCCGTGGCGGATGGCGGCCAAGCGCTGTTGTTGTTCGTCCGGCTCGTGGGTGAGCGCCAATACTTCGGTTTGTACTTTCAATGCCGCCAAGGGGCTGCGTAATTCGTGGGCGGCATCGGCGGTGAAGCGCTGCTCGCGTGCCAAGGCGGCCTGCATGCGTTGTAACAGCTGGTTGAGCGCGTTCACCATTGGCGCAGCCTCGGCAGGCACGTTGGTGCTAACCGCTTGCAGGCTGTCGGCATCGCGCCGGTGTAATTCGTCGGCCAGTTGGTGCAAGGGCTGCATACCGCGGCGCACTGCCCACACCAGCAGCCACAGCATCAAGGGCAAGGCCAGTAAGGAGAGGATGATTTGAATCAACAGGGCGTTGCCCACGGTTTCCAGCCGCTCTTTCCAGCGCGCGGCCACCGCCACGCTGGTGCCGTTGTCGGGGTTGCGCAGGTAAATCACCCGCCACGATTTGCTCTGCCACCAATGGCCTAAATTATCAAAGCCCTGATATTCGGCGCGGTAGGGCAGCTGGCTGCCTGATTCGTCGGCCAGCAGTAAGGTGCCATCCGCGCGCCACAGGGCAAAGCCCATTTCGTCGTCATCGGCTTGGCCGCGTTGGGCTTTGGGCAGCTTGAGCTCGGGCAGAATGGTGGTGGCACCATCGGGAACGGGTACATGCAAGAGCTGGCGTGCCAGCTGGCTCATTTGGCTGTCGCCCGCTTCGTTGATTTCGTGCAATACCGCCACGGCGCTGAAGGCGGCGGTGGCCAGCCATAGTATGGGCAGGCTTAAGCCCAGATACCAAAACAGACGCTGGGCAATGGCGGTGGTGGCTTTCATGGCTCGTTGCCCAGCTGGTAGCCTAAGCCGCGGCGGGTGAGGATAAATTGGCTGCCGATTTTTTTGCGCAGGTGGTGGATATGTACTTCCACGGCGTTGCTTTCCACTTCTTGATCCCAGCCGTAGAGTTTGTCTTCAATTTGCGCGCGGCTGAGGATGCGGCCTTGATTGCTGAGCAAAAGTTGCAGCAGCAGCCATTCGCGTTGGGTAAGGGTGAGGGTGTGGCCGTGCAGCGTGGCGGTGCAGGCGGCAGTGTCTAAAACCAATTGGCCGTAGGCCAGCGATTCTTGCGTGCGCCCTTGGCTGCGCCGCACCAAGGCGTGCAGGCGTGCCACCACTTCGTCTAGCGCAAACGGTTTGCATAAGTAGTCGTCGGCGCCGGCATTCAGCCCGGCAATGCGCTCGGGCAGGGCATCGCGGGCGGTGAGAATCAGCACCGGCGTGTGGTGGCCTTGCTGGCGCCAATGTGCCAACACGCGCATACCGTCGATTTCAGGCAGCCCCAAATCAAGTATGGCGGCATCGTAGGGGGCGCTGCTCAGTGCATTTAAGCCCAAGCGCCCGCTTTGCAGCCAATCGGCTTGGATGCCGTGTTTTTTGAGGCCAAGGTGGATGCCTTCGCCAATATCGGGGTCGTCTTCAAGCAACAGAATGCGCATTTGGGTTTAGTCCGGCAGGTTTTTGCGCCCGGTAATCATGGCGCGCGGCAGGTTGACGCGAGTATACAAGCTCATGCCGATGGCGGCCAGAATGTGAATCGCAATCAGCACTATCAGGCCGTTGGCCAGCACTTCGTGGATTTCTTGCAGCCATTCTTCGCCAAAAAAGCGGTCGGTGCCCATCAGGTAGCCGCTCGCGCCCAGCATCAACACCACCGCCCACAGCGCCAGCATCATGATGGCACCAAAGGGATTGTGGCCGTGGTGCGGGTCCGGCTCGCGGTTTTGCATGTGCTGCCAATGGGCTTTCAGCCGCGCAGGCGTGGGCCAAAAATCGCTAAAGCGGGCATGGCGGCTGCCCACCAAACCCCACAGCAGCCGCACCGCCACCACGGCACAGGCGGTATAGCCGATGTAGCGGTGCCACATTTCGCCTTCTTCTACCAGCCCGGTTAAATTCACCAATACACAGGCGGCCAATAGCCAGTGGGCAATGCGCACCAGTGGATCCCAAACATAGACAGTGGTTTTGTTCATGATTTTTTCTGCGTTGCTTTAATTAAAATTAAAACGGCTGCCGTAAACGCAGCCGTGCCACTTAATATTTTCAGGCAGCGTTGATATGGTTTTCAAGGCTGCCTGAAAGCAAAATACAAGGCTGTTTATTTGCTGATTTCGCTTTTTACCGGCTGGCCGGTTTTGGTGTCGAAATAGATTTCGGCTTTTTTGCCATCGCGGGTGTGGCCGTACATTTCATAGCAATTGCCGTCTACTTTGAATTTTTTGATGGTGTAGCCTTGTTGTTGCAATTGGGCTTGCAGCTTTTCTTTCGGCATCCACTCGTTTTGCGGGTGTTTTTCACATTTGGCACCGGCAAAAGCGGGCACGGCAACCAAGGCGGCCAGAAGAACAAAAACGGATTTTTTCATGGTGATTTCCTTTATTAGGGATTGGTTTTATAGCAAAAAAATAAATAAATCATACAAGGCGGCCAGCCGCAGACAGTATAGGTATACGGCAAGGCGAGCCAACGCTGTAGGATTGTTTAGTTTCTTTGCTAGAAATGCACCACAGCGGTGGCTTGGTGTGTATTAAACCGCCGCCGCCTTAACGCGGCCTTAAGAGCCTGTTCACAATCTTTTATTGTGCTGCTTTCAGCACATAAACAGGCACATGCTGCGTTAAAAATGCGCGCCAAAGCTTGCTTTGGCTGTGCTTTTTGCCTTGCCTGCACCCGTTTCTGCACTAAAATCCGCTACAAAAAAGATCGTGAACAGGCTCTAAGCCGATGTTGGCGTGTGTAAAGAGGGTAAACCACATCAATCGGCAGCAAAAAACCGCCACGCAAAAAAAAAAACCAACAGTACCATGCGGGCAGTCTGCCGTAGAGTGCGGTTGGTTTTGGGATGGCCTGCGGTGTGCTGCGTCGTCTTTTTTAAGGCTGAAAATGTGAAACCGTCATTGCCGAATCAGTTCGGCAATGACGGTTTCGATGGTTTCAGGCAGCCTTTAAAACAGGCGGATGCCCATGTCCCGCCGAGTTAAGCCTGCACACCCAAAAAATGGCCAATCAAGCTGGTGCTGGCCAGCGCCACCGCACCCCACAGCAATACGCGCACCAGTGCCGGTTTTACCGGCGCGCCGCCGAGTTTGGCCGAGGCATAGCCCAACACGCCCAGCCCGGCCAAGGTGCTGGCGGCCAGCGCGGGCATCAGCGCGGCGGTGGGGCTGAAAATGGCCACCAGCACCGGCAAAATAGCGCCGCTGCAAAACGCCAATGCCGAGGCACCGGCCGCCTGCAAAGGGTTGGCGCTCATGGTGTCGGTGATGCCGATTTCATCGCGGGCGTGGGCTGCAAGGGCGTTGTGCTCGGTGAGCGCCACCGCCACTTCGTGCGCCAAATCGGGGTTGAGGCCGCGGCCTTCATAGATGCGGGTGAGCTCGGCCAGCTCTTTGTCGGGGTTGCGCTCCAGCTCGCGTGCTTCTTTGATTAAATCCGATTTTTCGGTGTCGGCTTGGCTTGACACCGATACATACTCGCCCGCCGCCATCGACACCGCGCCGCCCACCAGCGCGGCCACGCCGGTAATCAAGATGGTGCCGGCATCGGGGCGGGCGGCGGCTAGGCCGATAAGCAGGCTGGCGGTGGAAATCAGGCCGTCGTTGGCGCCCAAAACACTGGCGCGCAGCCAGTTGTTGCGTTGGCTGAAATGCGGTTCGATATGCCAAGAGTGGCTCATTTTGAATGCTCCTAAAAATGGGTGGTCAACACAATTTTACAATGATAGCTGTGTTGGCTGAAGCCAATCTTAAACCGTGGCGATATTAATTATGTAATTATGCTGCCTGAAAATCAGCATTGCTTTTGGTATATAAATTCAATCAATACAAAGGTATTGCGGCATAAGATGTTTGTTTGGATGGCAATACTTGTTCGGTTCGGGTACAAACACGCCCTTGTCTTTAAGATTGGCTTAATTTTGACAGTATAAGTTAGTGCCTTGGCCGATTGATGAGATTGGCGTGGTGTTGGGTAACGAAGAACAGATAGGGGATTTATGCGTTGGCGTTTGCATTTAAGCAGCAATCAGATTGTGTTGGTGTTCAGTGTGTTTGCACTGGTGGTGTTCAATATCCATTATTGGCAACACATGGCTGCGCACGCACCGTTTGGTGAGGGGCGTAACTGGCTGCTGTGGCTCACGATGCCGTTTTTTTTGCTGGCGTGCATGAATTTTTTGATTCAACTCACCTTTTGGCCTTATGTGCATAAGGTGTGGATACCGCTGCTGCTGGTGTTGGGCGCGGGTGCCAGCTATGCGGTGATGACGCAAAACATCTATTTTAATGCCGATATGATGCAAAACATCATCCAAACCAACCCGGGCGAAGCCAAATCGTGGTTGGCACCGGGGTTTATCGGCTGGGTGCTGCTCACCGGCGTGTTGCCGGCGCTGTTGTATGTGTGGCTGGTGCGGGTGCGCTATGCTAAGCGCTGGTATCAAGAAATCGGCTGGCGGCTGGCCAGTGTGATTGCTTCGGTGTTGGTGGTGGCCATCGTGGCGGCCACGGCCTATGGCAACTATGCTTCGTTTTTCCGCAACAACAGGGGCATTGCTCATCAGATTACCCCCAGCAACCTGATTGGCTCGGGGTTTTCCACTGCCTACAATGTTTATGATGCCAACCGCCCGCTGGTGCAGATTGGTCTTGACGCCAAACGCACCACTGCGCAGGGCGAGCGCAAAAAAGTGTTTATTCTGGTGGTGGGCGAAACCACCCGTGCCGACAACTGGGGTTTGAGCGGCTATGCGCGCCAAACCACGCCGCAGCTCGCAGCGCTGGGCAGCGAAGTGATTAACTTTGCGCAGGCGTCGTCGTGCGGCACTTCCACCGCCACTTCGCTGCCGTGTTTGTTTTCGCGCATGAGCCGCAGCGATTACAACGGCAACCGCGCCGCGCATGAAGAAGGGCTGATGGATATATTGCAACGCGCCGGTATTTACACCAGCTGGCGCGAAAACGACGGCGGCTGCAAAGGCGCTTGCGACCGCATCAAGCATGTGGACGTACAAGACTGGGCGCCAAAAAACGAATGCGTGCGCGAAGGCTGCTGGGACATCCATCTGCTCACCGGCTTGCAACAGGAAATCGACGCCATGCCCAATGATGGCGTGATTGTGTTGCACACCATCGGCAGCCACGGCCCGTCGTATTACCAGCGCTATCCGCAAGCGTTCAGAAAATTCACCCCCACTTGCGACACCAACCAAATCCAGCAATGCGACCGCCAGGCCTTAATCAACACCTACGACAACACCGTGCTGTATGCCGACCATGTGCTGGCCGAAACCATCAAGCTGCTGCAAAACGACAGCCAAGTGGACAGCGCACTGTGGTATTTTTCCGACCACGGCGAATCGCTGGGTGAAAAAGGCATGTATCTGCATGGTGCCCCGTATATGATTGCGCCCAGCCAGCAAACCCATATCCCGATGGTGTTTTGGGCCAGCCCCGGTTTTTACCAGCACAGCGGGCTGAATCAAACCTGCTTGCGCGACCATGCCGGGCAGCAAACTTATTCGCACGATAATGTGTTCCACTCCATGCTCGGCATCATGGGCGTGGGCACCGAGGAATATCAGGCGGATTTGGACTTGTTTCGGGCTTGCCGCAGTTAAATAACTTCATCATGCACTTTCAGGCAGCCTTGTGTATCCCAAGGCTGCCTGAATTTTATTCCGGCCACCTCAAAGCTGCGCCCGCCACCTTGTTTGCCGTATAATGCCGCGGTTTGAGCATGGCACAACAGAAAGCACGTGATGTGGTTTAAACAACTCTCTATCTACCCCTTAAACAAAGCCCAACTGCCCACCTTGGAAACCTTGGCCGATAAATTGGCCGCCGCCGAATTCGCCCCTTGCATGGGGCTGGATTGGGACAGCGTGGGCTTTGCCGCTCCGGCCTCGTTTCAGCCGCAAGAAATGGTGTTTGCGGCGCAAAACACTTGGCGCGTGGCGCTGAAAAAAGAAGAAAAAGTGCTGCCCGCCGCGGTGGTGCGCGATATTCTGGACGACAAAGTACAGGAAATCCAAAACGCCGAAGGGCGCAATGTGGGCCGCAAAGAAAAGCAGGAGCTGAAAGATAACATCACCGACGACTTGCTGCCGCGCGCCTTCACCAAAAGCAGCCGCACCGAAGCCGTTTTTGATACCGACCACGGCCTGCTGCTGGTGAACAACGCCAATGCCAATAAAGCCGAAGCGCTGCTCACCAAGCTGCGCGAAGCGTTGGGCGGCTTGGAAGCGCGGTTGCCGCGCACCAACCAATCCCCCGGCAGCCTGATGACCGACTGGCTGCTGCGCGGCGCGGGCGAAGGCGGCTTTGAGCTTGACAGCGATTGCGAGCTCAAAGGCTTGGGCGATGCCGCCGCCACCGTGCGCATGAGTAAGCAGGATTTAAGCGCCGAAGAAGTGATTAACCATGTGAAAAACGGTAAAATCGTGACCCAATTGGGCTTATGCTGGCAAGAGCGCGTGCGCTTTGTGCTCACGCAAGACTTCACCCTCAAGCGCATCCAATTTTTGGATGTGTTGCAAGAAGAAGCCGCAAGCCACGGCGACGATATGGCCAGCCTGATGTTTGCCAGCCAGATATTGATGAGCGAAGCGCTGAGCACCTTGATTGCCGAGCTGGTGTTGCATTTGGGCGGCTGGGCAGAATAATACCAATTCTACAAAATAAGATAACAAGGCGGCGAGCTGAAGACAGTACAAGTAGTACGGCAAGGCGAGCCAACGCAGTTAGGTTATTTTGTAGAATTGGTATAACAGGCTGCCTGAAAAGGCTTCAGGCAGCCTAATCCACCAACACAAGGGTTAAACAATGAGCATCAAATCCGATAAATGGATTCGCCGCATGAGCGAAGCGCACGGCATGATTGAGCCCTTTGAGCCCGGGCAAATTAAAGAAGCCGACGGCAAGCGCATTATTTCCTACGGCACTTCCAGCTACGGCTACGACATCCGCTGCGCGCGCGAATTTAAAATTTTTACCAACATCAACAGCACCATTGTGGATCCGAAAAATTTCGACACCCGCAATTTTGTTACCGTGGAAGACGACTACTGCATCATCCCGCCCAACTCATTTGCGTTGGCGCGCACCGTGGAGTATTTCCGCATCCCACGCAATGTGCTCACCGTGTGCTTGGGCAAATCCACCTATGCCCGCTGCGGCATTATTGTGAACGTAACCCCGTTTGAGCCGGAATGGGAAGGCTATGTAACGCTGGAATTTTCCAATACCACTCCGCTGCCGGCCAAAATCTACGCCAACGAAGGCGTAGCGCAAGTGCTGTTTTTTGAGAGCGACGAAGTGTGCGAAACCTCGTATAAAGACCGCGCGGGCAAATACATGGGGCAAACCGGCGTTACCTTGCCGAAAACCTGATTGCGCTTGTGGCGTAATGCTAGCTTGGTGATACAACAGGGCCGCTGCGATGCAGCGGCCTTGCTTTTATTGTGTCTTTTATTACGTTAAATGTAGAACAAATACAAGGCTGCCTGAAACTACCCTAAATAATATGGGCTAATCTGTATTATTTTGAATGATAGGGTGCCAATACTTCATTTAAATAGACTTCTGTTAAACAAAGGTCTGCGCCGGTGTCAGTGAATTTTTGGCAGTTCCAGCGCAACCGCTGTTTGTTACTGTCAAGATTCGGGTCGGTTGCATAGTATGCGGTTACGGCATCGGCAGTAGAGGTTGTAATCGGGAATAAGCGAGTAATCGGTTTGTCTGCCGAAAAGAAAACGGCCTGGCAGACTTCGGTTTTATCACAGGCTTTAGTAAAGGCATTGCGATAATCTGATTTGCTGGCATTAGCCGGCATTTGTATTAGTTTGGTGGTGCCTATGGTCTGGGTTTCGTTGGCGCCAGAGCAAGCGCTTAATAATAGCAGTGATGAAACAAGCAGTGCGTTGCGGTATGACATGAGCCCATCCTTTTATTAAGCAAATTTTTCGTAGCAGGCGTTAAGCCTGTTTTTTTTATGCCCGCCATTTGGCGGTTTTTTTATTGTAATGGGATAAGCAAAATGGGTGAACCTGTATATTAATCTTAACAGTGACTGGGCAATAACAATCTGACCGATTGAAATTAAAGCTGAGAAAAATCTTTTATTTCTGTATTGACAGAAATAAAAGACAAGTCTATGCTGGCAGGCATGAAACTAAATCCCACCACCGAAAAATTTGTGCTGCACTGGGGCGAAATGGGCACCCAATGGGGCGTGAACCGCACCGTGGCGCAAATCCATGCGCTGCTCTATATTTTGGGGCGGCCGCTGAATGCCGACGAAATTGTGGAAACCTTGGGTGTGGCGCGCTCGAATGTGTCCACCAGCATTAAGGAATTGCAAAGCTGGCAATTGGTGCACACCGTGCACATCATGGGCGACCGGCGCGACCACTTCACCACCGAAGATGATGTCTGGGCCTTGTTCCGCACCATTGTGGCCGAGCGCCAACGCCGTGAAATCGAGCCGACGGTGCGCTTTTTGCAATCCTTGATGGACAGCCCGGAATTTGCGCAAGAAAACGAAGCGGTGCGCGGGCGCATTGTGCAAACCCACGATTTTGTGAACACGCTCACCCGCTGGGCCAATGAAATGCTCAGATTGTCTACCGGCACTTTAACCAAAGTGTTGAAGCTGGGGGCAAGCATACAAAAGCTGTTGCGCTAAGTGTTGCGCAGATTGGATATTTGAATCCGATCTGCGGCGGATAAACAGGATGTGCCTGTATAGGGCAACCCAAAATCCGGCAAAATTTTTTCACGCGATATTTCTGTTTAAACTGAAATTACGGAAAATTAAAAATGGAAAATACCAACCATCAACAACAGCCCAACCCATATGCCAGTACGGTGGCGGCATTGCCTGTAAAGCCAAAAGCCGCGCAGCCTTATCCCTATGTGCGGGTGATATTGGGCTTTGCCTTGCTGGGTGGTGCCACGGGCGGGATGATATTGGCGTTGGGCTCGGCACTGCTGGATGGTATGGGTGAGGGAATAGCTGCCTGGCTGCCTGTGCTGCTGGTGTTTATGATTTATGGCGCACTGCTGGGGTTCGTGCCTGCTTTGTTGTGTGGTGTGTGGCTGGCACTGTGGCAAACCCGGCGCAATGCAGCTGGTTTGCTGCACGCCGCGCTGGCCGGCACGGTGGTGAGTGGGCTGTGTCTGTTGTTGGTGGCACCGGATATGAGCATCACCGTTTTCGGATTGCTGGGCGGGGCATCGGCGGTGTTGTTGGTCGTTTTGTTGTTGCCCGCACCCGTTGAGGCTGCCTGAAAGGCATCATGATGCATAAACCTATTCCGCTGTATTTGTCTGCATCGCTGGGGGTGCTGTGGTTGTGGAGCGGCATGCAGCCGCTGCTCACCGCGCCGCAGCAATCGCTGGCTTTGTTGGCACAATTGGGCATGCCCACACCGGCACAATGGCCGCTGTTGCTGGCGGCCTCGGCTTGGGATGTGCTGCTGGGCGTGGCTTGTTTTAGCCGCTGGCGTGCCTATTCATGGCTGTGGGCTGTGCAACTGGCCACGGTGCTGGCCTACAGCGTGATGATAGCCGTGGGGCTGCCTGAATACTGGCTGCATCCGTTTGCGCCGCTGCTGAAAAACCTGCCGATTGCGGCGTTGATGCTGTACTTATGGCAACAAAGCCATTGTGATTTGAAAATAGGAGCCAAGTGATGAATCTTTATTTCACCATCAAAACCCTGCATATTCTGTCGGCCACGCTGATGGTGGGCACCGGCTTTGGCAGCGCGTTTTATTTGTTTTGGGCCAACCGCAGCGGCTCGGTAGCAGCGCAGGCGGTGGTGGGGCGTTGGGTGATGAAGGCCGATTGGTGGTTTACCACCCCGGCGGTGATTTTCCAGCCGCTGTCCGGCTTGTGGCTGGCGCAGCATTTGGGCTGGCCTTTGTCGGCTACTTGGCTGTGGTTGGCGCTGGCTTTGTATGCCTTGGCCGGTGCCTGCTGGCTGCCGGTGGTGTGGCTGCAAATCCGCATGGCGCGCATGGCTGCTGCCGCCAATGCCGCCAACGGCACATTGCCGCCGCGCTACTGGCGCTATGCTCGCGCGTGGGAATGGCTGGGCTATCCGGCGTTTTGCGCCATGGTGGCGGTGTATTTTCTGATGGTATTCAAGCCTGCTTAAAGGAGTGTGTCATGTCTGCTTATCACGTGTTTTACGATGCCCAATGCCCGATCTGCATCCGCGAAATGGCCTTGGTGCGCGAGCAAAATGTTTCAGGCAGCCTCAATACCGTGCCGATTCAGGGCAATGAAGCGCTGCTGGCGCAATACGGTGTCAACGCCGACGCGGCAATGACCTTGCTGCATGTGGTGGCGGCAAACGGCACCATCACTAGCGGTATGCCCGCCTTGCGGATTGTCTACCGCGAATGCGGCGGCAGGCCGCTGGCACAAATCTGGAATTGGCCGCTGCTGAGCAAACTGGCCGATTGGGGCTATCCGTGGTTTGCCCGCCACCGCTACCGCTTCCCGCGCTGGCTGCTGCCGCGCCCGCAATGTGAAAGCGATGTATGCGGCCTGCCGCCACATAAGCGCAAATAAGCGTGAGTGAACAGCTCAAGATAAACATTAACTTATCAAGGCTGCCTGAAATCTAAGCTTGGCAATAACGGATTTAATGTTTTCAGGTAGCCTTAACCTTAACACGCCGATGTGTAAGCTCAAAAAATAAAACAACAGGGCGGCATGGATGGGGTTTTACCAACATTTCAGGCAAACAAAGCAAGGAGTAAAAAATGAATATCTTATTACTGGGCGGCAGCGGCTTTATCGGCAAACGCGTGGCGGCTTTATTGCGCCAGCAAGGGCATCAAGTGGCCACGCCCGGCCATCGCGAGCTGGATTTACAGCACCTGCACGAAGCACAAGCCATGCCGTTGCTGGCGGATAAAGAGGTGGTGGTGAACTGCATCGGCGTGATGAGCCGCCATGCCGATGTTTTGGAAACCATCCACCACCACGCCCCGGCGCAATTGGCACAATGGGCGCAGGCGGCGGGCGTGCAGCGCTGGGTGCAGCTTTCGGCTTTGGGGGCGGACGCGGCGCAAACCGTGGCGTTTGTGGGCAGCAAAGGGCGCGGTGATGCCGCCTTGTGCGCCAGCGGTTTGCAGCTGGCCTTGGCGCGGCCATCGGTGGTGTATGGGCGCGGCGGTGCCAGCTGCGAGCTGTTTATCAAACTGGCACATCTGCCTGTGCTGGCCTTGCCCGGCGGCGGCCGTTTCGACTTACAGCCGGTGCATGTGGGCGATGTGGCGGCAGGCATCGTCAATATGGTGAACCACCCGCCGCCGCACGCCACGGTGGTGAACATGACCGGCAGCCAAATCTGCACCTTGGCCGGCTATCTGAGCACCCTGCGCCAAACCCTGCACCGCAAGCCGCCGCTGCGGGTGCTGCCGATACCGCTGGCGCTCATCAAGCCAATGTTGCCGCTCACCAATATCCTCAGCAACGGCATCCTCAGCCCCGGCAGCATCGCCTTGCTGGAAGCGGGCAACTGCGCCGACAACACCGACTTTGCCGCTCTATTGGGGCGCGCACCGCTGGCGGCGGAACAGTTTGCGGCGGTGGATTAAACGGGTGATGCGCCAATGCGTTCCAATCAAGGCTGCCTGAAATGTATTCAGGCAGCCTTGTGTATTTTCGGGGCTTGGGATTTTATTGGCTTTCAAGCATCGGATGCCAGCCACGGATACAGGCGGTAGAAACGCCGTTGGGCAAAGTCGCGCACCGAGCGGGCAAATATCCGCATGATGCGCTGCGCACGCGGGTCGAGAGAATCGGCGGCCAATTGGGTGTCCAGCAAGCTCAGCTGTTGCAGTGCCTGTGCGTGTTGTGCGGCCATCCATTGTTGCAGCGGCGGCTGGCGCAGCCAGCTGTCCGGCGGGGTGCCGTTGGGTGGCGGGCTGAGCTGTTGCCATTGTGTTTGCGGGATATTGATGATGCCTGCGGCGATGTCTTCGCGTAAATCGCGCATCACCGAGCACCAGCCCAATACGGTGGTGAGCGCGGGTGCGGCGGCGGCGCGGCTGGGCGAGCCCAATGCGGCCAGCAGCAAATCCAGCGATAAGGCAAAGGTGGCTTGGTGTTGCGCTGCCAATGCGATGGCCGACCACACGGCACGTGATTCGGCGCGCAAGCGGTCGGCCCGCATCACCTGCAACAGCGCGCCGACATCGGCCAGCGCATGATTGGCATTCGGCAATAAGGCGAGGCGCTGTTGGAAGTCGTGTGCCAGCAGCATCAGGTTGTGGGCGGTGTGAAAACGGCGCTGCTGCCAAGCGGCCAACAGGTCGTCGGCCACCGCAATCGGTGCGGTGCGGCTGCGGCGGTCGCCGTCCATAATGTCGTCCACCGCTTGTAAAAAGCAGTAGCCGCTCAGCAATAGCGTGCCGCGTTGTGGCCGGCGCAGGCGCTGCGTGGCAATCATCAGGCTAATCAGGGCATAGCGGCGATGGCGTCGGGCAAACGCCCATTGATTGCAGCACCACAGCCATTCTAGCCGCACCCGCTGCAATACCGCGGCTTGCTGCGCCCATGGCGGCACGATGCGCCAAGCCAGCAGCGCCAGCACCGCACCGGCGATGATGTCGAGCAGGTGGTGTTCGTGGATTGACACGGTGCTGGCGGCCACCAGCATCATCCACAGCCAAGAGAGCAAACGCGACAGCGGGCGCAGCACGGGCTGTAAGGCCAAGGCGGCGGTAAGGGCAAACGCCACGTGCAAAGAAGGAAAATGGTTGTGGCGCATGCTCAAGGTGGTGGCCAGCTCAAACCACGGCGCTGCCCAGCCGCTAACATGGCGCGGCGGAAAAGCGGTTTCTACCGGCAGCAACACAAAAAACACACAGGCCAACAGCAATTCGGCCAGTAAAGTGGCCAGCAGCGCCCATTGCGCCGTCCAGTTGAGCTTCACCACGCACCAAAACAACAGCAAGGGCATCAGCAAATACAGCGGCGCCCATTGCGGATAAAACGGCCATGCCGCCTCGCCGGGCAGTGCAGGATGCCAGCGCCACGGTATCCAATCGCTCACGATATTGGCACCGCCGTAGAACAGCAAAAACAGCAGCGCAAACACGGCCGCCAACACCCAGCCGAAAGTGCGCTGGCAGGGCAATGCGGTGTTCACAACACGTCTTTCTGTTGGAAGGTGGGGAAGTTTTCCAGCCGCTGCGGGCCGCGCCAACACGCGCGCCACACATCAATAAACCGCGGGCCGGGGCTGGCGTGTTGCGGCAGTGCATGCCATGGCAGTTGCGGGTATTGGTGGTGTGCCAAATGCAGGTGGTAGTTGAGAAACACTCGCCGCAGCCAGCGCGGTACGCGCAGATTCCACGCGCCGGTGCGCGCATCCAGCGGCGAGAAGGCGTGATCGGTGTATTGCAAGGAGCTCCACATCAGCGCAAAGGCCGCATAGCAGGCAGCCCAGCCGACCAGCGACAAATCAAGCAGATAAAACAATGCCGCTTGCCAAGCCACGGCAGCGTAAATTTCCAAACGGGCAGTGATGGGCGGCAGCTGATCCAGTGCGCCGATGTAGTGGTTGGCGCTGGTTTGCACGCCGCCTTGGCGGCCAAACAGGCGCAGCAAACCTTGGCGTACCCGGCGCGGCGTAACGGCATAGAGCAGCACGCCC contains:
- the eptA gene encoding phosphoethanolamine transferase EptA, which codes for MRWRLHLSSNQIVLVFSVFALVVFNIHYWQHMAAHAPFGEGRNWLLWLTMPFFLLACMNFLIQLTFWPYVHKVWIPLLLVLGAGASYAVMTQNIYFNADMMQNIIQTNPGEAKSWLAPGFIGWVLLTGVLPALLYVWLVRVRYAKRWYQEIGWRLASVIASVLVVAIVAATAYGNYASFFRNNRGIAHQITPSNLIGSGFSTAYNVYDANRPLVQIGLDAKRTTAQGERKKVFILVVGETTRADNWGLSGYARQTTPQLAALGSEVINFAQASSCGTSTATSLPCLFSRMSRSDYNGNRAAHEEGLMDILQRAGIYTSWRENDGGCKGACDRIKHVDVQDWAPKNECVREGCWDIHLLTGLQQEIDAMPNDGVIVLHTIGSHGPSYYQRYPQAFRKFTPTCDTNQIQQCDRQALINTYDNTVLYADHVLAETIKLLQNDSQVDSALWYFSDHGESLGEKGMYLHGAPYMIAPSQQTHIPMVFWASPGFYQHSGLNQTCLRDHAGQQTYSHDNVFHSMLGIMGVGTEEYQADLDLFRACRS
- a CDS encoding PepSY domain-containing protein, which gives rise to MKKSVFVLLAALVAVPAFAGAKCEKHPQNEWMPKEKLQAQLQQQGYTIKKFKVDGNCYEMYGHTRDGKKAEIYFDTKTGQPVKSEISK
- a CDS encoding cytochrome b/b6 domain-containing protein — translated: MNKTTVYVWDPLVRIAHWLLAACVLVNLTGLVEEGEMWHRYIGYTACAVVAVRLLWGLVGSRHARFSDFWPTPARLKAHWQHMQNREPDPHHGHNPFGAIMMLALWAVVLMLGASGYLMGTDRFFGEEWLQEIHEVLANGLIVLIAIHILAAIGMSLYTRVNLPRAMITGRKNLPD
- a CDS encoding response regulator; translated protein: MRILLLEDDPDIGEGIHLGLKKHGIQADWLQSGRLGLNALSSAPYDAAILDLGLPEIDGMRVLAHWRQQGHHTPVLILTARDALPERIAGLNAGADDYLCKPFALDEVVARLHALVRRSQGRTQESLAYGQLVLDTAACTATLHGHTLTLTQREWLLLQLLLSNQGRILSRAQIEDKLYGWDQEVESNAVEVHIHHLRKKIGSQFILTRRGLGYQLGNEP
- a CDS encoding recombination-associated protein RdgC, with product MWFKQLSIYPLNKAQLPTLETLADKLAAAEFAPCMGLDWDSVGFAAPASFQPQEMVFAAQNTWRVALKKEEKVLPAAVVRDILDDKVQEIQNAEGRNVGRKEKQELKDNITDDLLPRAFTKSSRTEAVFDTDHGLLLVNNANANKAEALLTKLREALGGLEARLPRTNQSPGSLMTDWLLRGAGEGGFELDSDCELKGLGDAAATVRMSKQDLSAEEVINHVKNGKIVTQLGLCWQERVRFVLTQDFTLKRIQFLDVLQEEAASHGDDMASLMFASQILMSEALSTLIAELVLHLGGWAE
- a CDS encoding VIT1/CCC1 transporter family protein, whose amino-acid sequence is MSHSWHIEPHFSQRNNWLRASVLGANDGLISTASLLIGLAAARPDAGTILITGVAALVGGAVSMAAGEYVSVSSQADTEKSDLIKEARELERNPDKELAELTRIYEGRGLNPDLAHEVAVALTEHNALAAHARDEIGITDTMSANPLQAAGASALAFCSGAILPVLVAIFSPTAALMPALAASTLAGLGVLGYASAKLGGAPVKPALVRVLLWGAVALASTSLIGHFLGVQA
- a CDS encoding ATP-binding protein, which produces MKATTAIAQRLFWYLGLSLPILWLATAAFSAVAVLHEINEAGDSQMSQLARQLLHVPVPDGATTILPELKLPKAQRGQADDDEMGFALWRADGTLLLADESGSQLPYRAEYQGFDNLGHWWQSKSWRVIYLRNPDNGTSVAVAARWKERLETVGNALLIQIILSLLALPLMLWLLVWAVRRGMQPLHQLADELHRRDADSLQAVSTNVPAEAAPMVNALNQLLQRMQAALAREQRFTADAAHELRSPLAALKVQTEVLALTHEPDEQQQRLAAIRHGIDRAGHLVDQLLTLSRLDPLKAPPYTAAVSWQRISEQALQSVNLVAREQHIRLQRHLCADSWADVLPCSGDEMLLGLLLRNLLDNAVRYSPPHNQVQLYLHPDYIDICDHGGGVAAADLHRIRERFFRPPGQSQTGSGLGLSIADTIARLHGLSIDLDNLPASENTPAGLRARIRMDTAT